One window of Dyadobacter sandarakinus genomic DNA carries:
- a CDS encoding type II toxin-antitoxin system HigB family toxin → MNVISFKKIRDFYEVHPDAKTYLTAWFKTVKRASWKDFNAVKKDFRTVDMVGDSRLIFNIKGNHYRLIARISYEHKRLMIKWLGTHAEYDKIDAVNVE, encoded by the coding sequence ATGAATGTGATCAGCTTCAAGAAAATACGGGATTTCTATGAGGTACATCCTGATGCAAAGACTTACCTGACAGCGTGGTTTAAAACAGTGAAAAGGGCAAGCTGGAAAGATTTTAATGCGGTAAAAAAGGATTTCCGGACCGTAGACATGGTGGGCGATAGCCGATTAATTTTCAACATAAAAGGAAATCATTACAGACTGATTGCGAGGATTAGCTATGAGCACAAAAGGCTTATGATCAAATGGCTGGGCACACATGCTGAATACGACAAAATAGATGCGGTAAATGTTGAATGA
- a CDS encoding helix-turn-helix domain-containing protein produces the protein MEIQLIETEQDYNKAIKRIDEVFDARPGSQEAKELEVLSLLVNKYEEENFPIDEPDPIEYIKIRMEEMGLTASDLVPYMGNKGNVSKVLNRKRGLSIDMIRKLNKGLGFPLEVLIAEPKNLNTA, from the coding sequence ATGGAAATACAGCTGATAGAAACCGAGCAGGACTATAACAAGGCCATCAAACGCATTGATGAAGTATTTGACGCCCGGCCGGGGAGCCAGGAAGCCAAGGAGCTGGAAGTGCTCTCACTGCTCGTCAATAAATATGAAGAAGAGAATTTCCCGATTGACGAACCTGATCCCATTGAATACATCAAGATCAGAATGGAGGAAATGGGGCTTACTGCGAGTGACCTTGTACCTTACATGGGTAATAAAGGCAATGTTTCCAAAGTCCTGAACAGGAAGCGCGGCCTATCCATTGATATGATCAGAAAGTTGAATAAGGGCCTGGGATTTCCTTTGGAAGTACTCATTGCAGAACCGAAAAATCTTAATACAGCCTGA
- a CDS encoding DUF4136 domain-containing protein: MKRIVKMIKTTCLVVAAGMLVLACSQALQVNYDYDSSVNLKQFKTFKVEAEHKIEEDPLLGSELNRRRLGDAVVEVMESKGYKFDQNNPEIIVRFMTDVKERQQVRSNNMYSPYMWWYGGGNNISTYNYQESRFILNIYQKTSDKMVWQGWASGKVKAPSKKDDRESMVKNTISDILRTFPEATADTYSRK; this comes from the coding sequence ATGAAAAGGATAGTGAAGATGATAAAAACCACCTGCCTGGTGGTGGCGGCGGGAATGCTTGTGCTGGCTTGCAGCCAGGCTTTGCAGGTAAATTATGATTATGATTCATCGGTAAATCTTAAACAGTTCAAAACCTTCAAAGTAGAGGCTGAACATAAGATCGAAGAAGATCCCTTGCTGGGCAGCGAGCTCAACAGAAGGCGCCTGGGTGATGCGGTAGTGGAAGTAATGGAGTCAAAAGGGTATAAGTTTGACCAGAACAATCCCGAGATTATCGTACGCTTTATGACCGATGTAAAGGAACGTCAGCAAGTACGTTCCAACAACATGTATTCGCCTTATATGTGGTGGTACGGCGGTGGAAACAACATTTCCACCTATAACTACCAGGAGAGCCGGTTTATCCTGAACATCTATCAGAAAACCAGTGACAAGATGGTGTGGCAGGGATGGGCCTCCGGAAAAGTAAAGGCACCGAGCAAAAAGGATGATCGCGAAAGCATGGTAAAAAACACCATTTCCGACATCCTGCGCACTTTTCCGGAAGCTACTGCGGATACGTACAGCAGGAAGTAG
- a CDS encoding Gfo/Idh/MocA family protein — translation MNSFNINRRNFLYGATATMALSAFGAQGMDLIYPDKIWKVGLIGTGWYGKSDLFRLIQVAPVEVVALCDVDQNQLSEAGKLVSQRQKSGKTPRLYADYQKMLSENEMDIVLIGTPDHWHALQMIDAVKAGAHVYVQKPISVDVLEGEAMVAAARKYKKVVQVGTQRKSTPHLIDAKKNIVDAGLLGKISHVEMCCYFHMRNNGNPPVEAVPAFLDYEKWTGPAPLRPYDGLPHVRWWRTFMEYGNGITGDMCVHMFDTVRWMLNLGWPKKISSTGGIYVQKEGKSNISDTQTAVFEYDGLNCVWQHRSWGTPNNPDYPWSFTLYGEKGTLWGSTMAYDFIPAGKGEKIHKDVVYEKEKYPEDLKEDKIELNAAPATRLHMLDFLKAIDNNSRPVADIEQGHISTASCILANVSMKLGRAVVYDPVKKEVVGDREANALLARSYRAPYKHPDYKSV, via the coding sequence ATGAACAGTTTCAATATCAACCGGCGTAACTTTCTTTATGGTGCCACAGCCACCATGGCCTTGTCTGCTTTCGGCGCGCAGGGTATGGACCTGATTTATCCCGATAAAATCTGGAAAGTGGGGCTGATCGGTACAGGCTGGTATGGAAAGAGCGACTTGTTCAGGCTGATACAGGTAGCGCCAGTGGAAGTAGTTGCCTTGTGCGACGTTGACCAGAACCAGCTGAGTGAAGCCGGAAAGCTGGTGAGTCAGCGACAAAAGTCGGGTAAGACTCCCAGGCTCTACGCCGATTACCAGAAAATGCTGTCGGAAAACGAAATGGACATTGTCCTCATCGGTACACCCGACCACTGGCATGCATTGCAGATGATCGATGCCGTAAAGGCCGGCGCGCACGTGTATGTGCAAAAGCCGATCAGTGTGGACGTACTGGAAGGGGAAGCCATGGTGGCCGCCGCCCGCAAATACAAGAAAGTAGTACAGGTAGGAACCCAGCGCAAGAGCACCCCCCACCTCATTGATGCGAAAAAGAACATTGTGGATGCCGGATTACTCGGTAAGATTTCCCACGTGGAAATGTGCTGCTACTTTCACATGCGTAACAACGGAAATCCACCTGTGGAGGCAGTTCCTGCATTTCTCGATTATGAGAAATGGACAGGACCGGCTCCGCTGCGGCCTTACGACGGCTTACCGCATGTACGCTGGTGGCGCACGTTTATGGAGTATGGAAACGGGATTACGGGTGATATGTGTGTCCATATGTTTGATACGGTACGCTGGATGCTGAACCTGGGCTGGCCCAAAAAGATCAGCTCGACCGGCGGTATTTACGTACAAAAAGAAGGTAAATCAAATATCTCCGACACGCAGACAGCCGTTTTTGAATATGACGGGCTCAATTGCGTGTGGCAGCACCGAAGCTGGGGTACGCCCAATAATCCGGATTATCCCTGGTCATTCACCCTGTACGGCGAAAAAGGTACTTTATGGGGCAGTACGATGGCTTACGACTTCATACCGGCAGGAAAGGGCGAGAAAATCCATAAGGATGTTGTTTACGAAAAAGAAAAATATCCGGAGGATCTTAAAGAAGACAAAATTGAGCTGAATGCAGCACCCGCCACCCGCCTGCATATGCTGGATTTTCTGAAAGCAATCGACAACAACAGCCGGCCTGTGGCTGATATAGAGCAGGGGCACATTTCTACCGCAAGCTGCATTCTGGCCAATGTTTCCATGAAGCTGGGCAGGGCAGTGGTATATGATCCGGTGAAGAAAGAGGTTGTCGGTGACCGGGAGGCCAATGCATTACTTGCCCGCTCGTACCGTGCACCTTACAAGCATCCCGATTATAAAAGTGTTTAG
- a CDS encoding DUF6934 family protein has product MKDAHYPFITNAGKTRFCFESVGKGKTVQKLVVYTLLTKDPPLYNLALGDSEDGNDFDDEVITNNGDMPKVIATVIRTLLKMLAKHQNASVYLAGNSRAKTRLYRIIINRKLAELKKYYEIYGVEDLEPEIYIPGKEYRAFIIKKLINVHDGNNKRQEC; this is encoded by the coding sequence ATGAAAGACGCGCATTATCCATTCATTACGAATGCCGGAAAGACCCGGTTCTGCTTTGAGAGTGTAGGAAAAGGAAAAACCGTACAAAAACTGGTCGTATATACCCTGCTTACCAAAGACCCTCCTCTCTACAATCTTGCATTGGGCGATTCTGAGGATGGCAACGACTTTGATGATGAGGTCATCACTAACAACGGGGACATGCCGAAGGTGATAGCAACAGTGATAAGAACCCTTCTGAAAATGCTTGCCAAACACCAAAATGCATCTGTATATCTTGCAGGAAACAGCCGGGCTAAAACGAGACTTTACAGAATAATTATAAACCGTAAACTGGCAGAATTGAAGAAATATTATGAGATTTATGGAGTTGAAGATCTCGAACCGGAGATTTATATTCCGGGAAAGGAATACCGGGCATTCATTATTAAAAAATTAATTAACGTACATGATGGAAACAACAAGAGACAAGAGTGTTAG
- a CDS encoding sugar ABC transporter substrate-binding protein, with the protein MKSIYALALAALLAGCGQGSSDGEKKLVIGATMLSMQNEFVVSVADEMEAKAKAAGIELIVVDAERSALKQVEQVESFIAQGVDAIIVNPCEVEASSPAVQAALNAKIPVINVNSETTVKPTSFVGSDDVESARIAMRYLAEKLGGKGNVLMMHGFMGQAAQIKRDKGAREILKANPGLKLLAEQSGEWDRAKAMSLTENWIQSYGSQIHAIFAQNDEMGMGAVKALEAAGLKDKVIVVSVDAIPDALQAVKKGTLNATVFQNAREQGNKAIETAVAAIQKKPFEKEVLIPFQLVTKENVGTFLK; encoded by the coding sequence ATGAAATCAATATATGCATTGGCATTGGCCGCCTTGCTGGCAGGTTGCGGTCAGGGTAGCTCCGATGGTGAAAAAAAGCTGGTGATCGGCGCGACGATGCTGAGCATGCAGAATGAATTTGTGGTGAGCGTGGCAGACGAGATGGAGGCAAAAGCCAAAGCTGCCGGTATAGAGCTGATCGTGGTAGATGCGGAACGGTCTGCGCTCAAACAGGTGGAGCAGGTAGAAAGCTTTATTGCACAGGGTGTTGATGCAATCATTGTGAATCCGTGCGAAGTGGAGGCAAGCTCTCCGGCTGTACAAGCGGCGCTGAACGCTAAGATTCCGGTGATCAATGTGAATTCTGAAACAACCGTGAAGCCAACCTCTTTTGTAGGTTCCGACGATGTGGAATCAGCCCGTATTGCGATGCGATATCTGGCCGAAAAGCTCGGCGGAAAAGGAAATGTGCTGATGATGCATGGTTTTATGGGGCAGGCTGCCCAGATCAAGCGCGATAAAGGAGCCAGGGAAATCCTGAAAGCAAACCCAGGACTTAAGTTGCTGGCGGAGCAGTCGGGCGAGTGGGACAGGGCCAAAGCCATGTCACTGACCGAAAACTGGATACAATCCTATGGGTCTCAGATCCATGCTATTTTCGCCCAAAATGATGAAATGGGCATGGGCGCAGTAAAAGCCCTGGAAGCTGCCGGTCTGAAAGATAAGGTGATTGTGGTGAGCGTGGATGCGATACCTGATGCATTACAGGCAGTAAAAAAAGGAACGTTGAATGCTACTGTTTTTCAGAATGCGAGGGAGCAGGGCAACAAAGCCATAGAAACTGCAGTGGCCGCCATTCAGAAAAAACCATTTGAAAAAGAAGTACTTATTCCTTTTCAGCTGGTGACGAAGGAGAATGTGGGGACTTTTTTGAAGTAG
- a CDS encoding ABC transporter permease — MNSLPTARFSRYGIFIAFAAICLILSLSTPRFFTVGNLLIIGTQVSINALLAFGVTFVIITGGIDLSLGSMVAVTGVVAATFAHPDTYPLAVPILAGLGTGLLLGAFNGLVITKSKVPPFIVTLGTMTIGRGLALILSKGRPVSNLSDTFNFIGGGNVLGIPVPILILLVAFVICSMLLKKTILGRYMYAVGGNEPAARASGINVASVKMWVYMISGLLSALGGIVLTARITTGQPNAGAGFELDAIAAAIIGGTSTSGGTGTMTGTMIGALLIGVISNSLDLLNVTSYYQQVVMGVIIIGAVVLDGLGKKTE; from the coding sequence ATGAACTCCCTACCCACTGCCCGCTTTTCCCGATACGGTATTTTTATCGCTTTTGCGGCTATCTGCCTGATATTGTCGCTGAGTACGCCACGGTTTTTCACGGTAGGTAACCTGCTGATCATCGGTACCCAGGTGTCGATCAATGCCCTGCTGGCATTCGGTGTAACTTTTGTGATCATTACCGGCGGCATAGACCTTTCACTGGGTTCCATGGTTGCTGTAACAGGCGTGGTGGCGGCTACTTTCGCACATCCTGATACTTACCCGCTGGCAGTACCGATCCTGGCAGGGCTTGGTACCGGTCTGCTCCTCGGCGCATTCAATGGATTGGTGATTACAAAAAGTAAGGTACCTCCATTTATCGTTACACTGGGCACCATGACCATCGGCCGCGGACTTGCATTGATCCTCAGCAAAGGGCGGCCTGTTTCAAATCTGTCGGACACTTTCAATTTTATTGGGGGCGGAAACGTGCTGGGCATACCCGTGCCCATACTTATTTTGCTGGTTGCTTTTGTGATATGCAGCATGCTCCTGAAAAAAACCATCCTGGGCCGGTACATGTATGCGGTAGGTGGCAATGAGCCCGCTGCCCGTGCTTCGGGAATCAATGTTGCCAGCGTAAAAATGTGGGTTTACATGATTTCCGGCTTGCTTTCGGCTTTGGGAGGTATTGTGCTTACAGCACGCATCACGACCGGGCAGCCCAATGCAGGTGCCGGTTTTGAGCTGGACGCGATTGCGGCTGCGATCATTGGTGGTACCAGCACTTCGGGCGGCACCGGCACGATGACAGGAACGATGATTGGTGCGCTGCTGATCGGCGTGATCAGCAACAGCCTCGACCTCCTGAATGTGACTTCGTACTATCAGCAGGTGGTGATGGGTGTCATCATTATCGGAGCTGTGGTACTAGACGGTTTGGGTAAAAAGACAGAATGA
- a CDS encoding sugar ABC transporter ATP-binding protein codes for MSDFILNVRQLSKSFSGVKALDQVQFDLKKGEVHALMGENGAGKSTFMKILVGLLAPDAGEIIFDGEAGISRKSRQRGISMIHQEMLIVPGLTVAQNIFLGREKEFTVGKMFRSWLDDAAMNRQAAQLLDQMGVAIAADAKMKDLSVAQMQMVEIAKAISNDARVMIMDEPTSAISDREVAILFRIIRELKAKGVGIIYISHKMDEIFRIADMVTVLRDGRYISTDPISVMDQAGLISRMVGREIGQMFPERSVNLGETRLSVRGLGKKGKFEGIDFQVRAGEILGLAGLMGAGRTEVARTIFGLDQPDEGEMEINGQICFLKTPKEAIARGIGYVSEDRKALGFVPKMSVRENLTLSSIHTHKKGFFINDKSEDETAARMIHELHIKASGQEQAVTYLSGGNQQKVVIGKMLLASPSILVLDEPTRGVDVGAKFEIYKLITQLAERGIAILIISSELPEILGLSDRIVVLSKGRQTALLSRQEATQELIMKWAVA; via the coding sequence ATGTCCGATTTTATTCTCAATGTCCGTCAGCTTTCCAAATCCTTTTCCGGTGTAAAAGCACTGGACCAGGTACAATTTGATCTCAAAAAAGGCGAAGTACACGCATTGATGGGTGAAAATGGCGCAGGGAAGTCGACATTCATGAAAATACTGGTTGGGCTGCTGGCGCCTGATGCCGGGGAAATTATTTTTGACGGCGAGGCTGGGATCAGCCGGAAATCGCGCCAGCGTGGGATCTCCATGATCCACCAGGAAATGCTGATTGTCCCCGGCCTTACAGTAGCCCAGAACATTTTCCTGGGCCGGGAAAAGGAATTTACGGTGGGTAAAATGTTCAGGAGCTGGCTTGATGATGCAGCGATGAACCGGCAGGCAGCACAGTTGCTGGATCAGATGGGCGTTGCTATTGCGGCTGACGCCAAAATGAAAGACCTGAGTGTAGCGCAGATGCAAATGGTGGAAATTGCCAAAGCCATTTCAAATGATGCCCGTGTGATGATCATGGACGAGCCTACTTCGGCCATTTCGGATCGGGAGGTAGCAATATTGTTCAGGATAATCCGGGAGCTGAAAGCCAAAGGGGTGGGCATCATCTACATCTCGCACAAAATGGACGAAATTTTCCGTATTGCGGATATGGTCACCGTGCTGCGCGACGGCCGATACATCAGCACCGATCCCATATCAGTCATGGATCAGGCCGGACTGATCAGCAGGATGGTCGGACGGGAGATCGGACAGATGTTCCCGGAACGTAGCGTGAATTTGGGTGAAACAAGGCTTAGCGTAAGAGGTTTGGGTAAAAAGGGAAAGTTTGAGGGGATTGATTTTCAGGTACGGGCAGGAGAGATCCTGGGACTGGCAGGTCTGATGGGCGCCGGACGCACCGAAGTCGCGAGAACAATCTTCGGACTGGACCAGCCGGATGAGGGTGAAATGGAGATAAATGGGCAAATCTGCTTTTTGAAAACCCCAAAAGAAGCCATTGCAAGAGGCATTGGTTACGTAAGTGAAGACCGGAAAGCATTGGGGTTTGTCCCCAAAATGTCTGTGAGGGAGAACCTGACCCTTTCCAGTATACATACACACAAAAAAGGTTTTTTTATCAATGATAAAAGTGAAGATGAAACAGCCGCACGCATGATCCATGAGCTGCACATCAAGGCTTCCGGTCAGGAGCAGGCCGTAACTTACCTGAGCGGCGGCAACCAGCAGAAAGTGGTTATCGGTAAAATGCTGCTTGCCTCGCCTAGCATTCTCGTACTCGATGAGCCTACCCGCGGTGTAGATGTTGGTGCCAAGTTTGAAATATACAAGCTGATCACCCAACTGGCCGAACGCGGCATTGCTATCCTGATCATCTCTTCCGAGCTCCCCGAAATTCTTGGGTTAAGCGACCGGATCGTGGTATTGTCAAAAGGGAGGCAAACAGCCCTGCTGAGCCGGCAGGAAGCAACCCAGGAGCTGATTATGAAGTGGGCGGTGGCTTAG
- a CDS encoding Gfo/Idh/MocA family protein, producing the protein MSDKKLIRIGLIGTGLMGRTHSNGYKRIGDFFPDLEYRPVLQAVCSRNPEKVQAFAEQWGYASVETDWRKIIERDDIDAVDICTPNDSHAEIAIAAAAAGKMILCEKPLARTLEEAKSMVEAIEKAGVQNTVWYNYRRVPAVTLAKQIVDSGKLGKIFHYRANFLQDWTISPDVPQGGAATWRLDVDAAGSGVTGDLLAHCIDTAMWINGGIKDVSAVTETFIKERVHQGSGEVKRVGIDDACIFHCHFDNGSLGLFESTRYARGHKALYTFEINGEHASIRWNLHDLNRLEYFDHGDESVVRGWRSILVTDSDQPYMKRWWIPGTSIGYEHSFIHQAADFFESLQTGEPCQPTFRDAYETQKVCEAVLESASSRSWKDTGVVWEGN; encoded by the coding sequence ATGTCAGACAAGAAATTAATCAGGATCGGATTGATTGGTACCGGTTTGATGGGCCGCACGCATTCCAATGGTTATAAAAGAATAGGAGACTTTTTTCCGGACCTCGAATACCGCCCTGTATTGCAGGCCGTGTGCTCCCGCAATCCCGAAAAAGTCCAGGCATTTGCTGAACAATGGGGCTATGCCTCGGTGGAGACAGACTGGAGAAAGATCATTGAGCGTGACGATATCGATGCAGTTGATATTTGTACCCCCAATGATTCCCACGCCGAGATAGCGATCGCAGCCGCAGCAGCAGGTAAAATGATTCTTTGCGAAAAACCACTCGCCAGAACACTGGAAGAAGCCAAAAGCATGGTGGAAGCCATTGAAAAAGCAGGCGTGCAGAATACGGTTTGGTACAACTACCGCCGTGTACCGGCTGTGACGCTGGCCAAGCAAATTGTTGATTCCGGCAAGCTGGGCAAGATTTTTCATTATCGTGCCAACTTTTTGCAGGACTGGACCATCAGCCCGGACGTACCGCAGGGCGGTGCTGCTACCTGGCGGCTTGACGTGGATGCGGCTGGCTCCGGCGTAACCGGCGATTTGCTGGCGCATTGCATTGACACTGCGATGTGGATTAACGGAGGCATCAAAGATGTGTCGGCAGTTACAGAGACTTTCATCAAAGAGCGCGTGCACCAGGGTAGCGGTGAGGTGAAAAGGGTGGGCATCGACGATGCCTGTATCTTCCACTGCCATTTTGATAATGGTTCGCTGGGATTGTTTGAATCTACCCGCTATGCCCGCGGCCACAAAGCCCTTTATACTTTCGAGATCAATGGCGAGCATGCTTCCATCCGCTGGAACCTGCACGACCTGAACAGGCTGGAATACTTTGACCATGGCGACGAGTCCGTCGTACGCGGCTGGCGCTCCATCCTTGTGACCGACAGTGATCAGCCTTACATGAAAAGATGGTGGATACCGGGCACCAGCATCGGATATGAGCATTCATTTATCCATCAGGCAGCCGACTTTTTTGAAAGTCTGCAAACCGGCGAGCCTTGCCAGCCTACTTTCCGGGACGCCTACGAAACCCAGAAAGTGTGCGAGGCTGTACTGGAATCCGCTTCGTCCCGCAGCTGGAAAGATACCGGCGTCGTGTGGGAAGGAAACTAA
- a CDS encoding sugar phosphate isomerase/epimerase family protein — protein MPENNYPKLHNATWPGIVGKGPDSEPVISFDTMLEKTASAEVNGVKFDGVDLGLFDPHIDLDMSDDGIKRLVDKLGGLGLEVGSLVAPIWGGPAMGSKEERDTFVEMVRKSCIFGQKLREHGIRPNGVVRIDSASKPDLWELDPINNTKLIADTFRRACDVAADYGEKLAAEGEICWGGMHSWKTMIDTMEAVDRPNMGFQADMSHTFLYLLGYNRPEDRVLPEDFQWSDRAALEEGLKKMTAALRPYTIDFHVAQNDGTVHGTGSHDKTGRHCLATDPNGRLDIVHDAGYWLRDEHGNLTKAFRHICWDGCMFPNSVMENQQTWNDILAAMIKVRQAHGWYQEEKVSANF, from the coding sequence ATGCCAGAAAATAATTATCCCAAACTGCACAATGCCACTTGGCCGGGTATTGTGGGAAAAGGCCCGGACTCGGAGCCTGTGATTTCTTTTGATACCATGCTGGAAAAAACGGCCTCAGCCGAAGTGAACGGCGTGAAGTTCGATGGTGTTGATCTGGGCCTTTTTGATCCGCACATCGATCTGGATATGAGTGACGACGGCATTAAAAGGCTGGTGGACAAATTAGGCGGGCTCGGACTGGAAGTAGGCTCCCTGGTAGCGCCCATCTGGGGCGGACCGGCCATGGGCAGCAAGGAGGAACGTGATACTTTTGTGGAGATGGTTCGTAAATCATGCATTTTCGGTCAGAAGCTGAGAGAGCACGGCATTCGTCCCAATGGTGTGGTGCGCATTGACTCCGCCAGTAAGCCCGATCTCTGGGAACTGGACCCGATCAACAATACCAAACTGATTGCCGATACTTTCAGGAGAGCCTGCGATGTAGCGGCAGATTATGGTGAAAAACTCGCAGCTGAAGGTGAAATCTGCTGGGGTGGTATGCACAGCTGGAAAACGATGATCGACACCATGGAAGCAGTAGATCGTCCGAATATGGGCTTCCAGGCTGACATGTCGCATACGTTCCTGTATTTGCTGGGTTACAACCGCCCCGAAGACAGGGTACTTCCCGAAGATTTTCAATGGAGCGACCGGGCTGCCCTGGAAGAAGGTTTGAAAAAAATGACAGCTGCATTGCGCCCGTACACCATCGATTTCCACGTTGCGCAAAATGATGGTACCGTACACGGAACCGGCTCTCATGATAAAACCGGCCGGCACTGCCTTGCTACCGACCCGAACGGACGGCTGGACATCGTTCACGATGCCGGATACTGGCTGCGCGATGAACATGGTAACCTCACCAAAGCATTCCGCCACATCTGCTGGGACGGATGCATGTTCCCGAACTCAGTCATGGAAAACCAGCAAACCTGGAACGATATCCTGGCTGCAATGATCAAGGTGCGCCAGGCGCATGGCTGGTACCAGGAAGAGAAAGTGTCAGCCAATTTCTAA
- a CDS encoding aldose 1-epimerase family protein, producing the protein MESTDSVSQDWKEKVSHHQQVGGIETSVLDNGPGRGTRIAWVNTGTGLRFKVVLDRAMDIADAFFNQHSLAWISHTGTTYPQPFSDKGIDWLRTFGGGLLTTCGLSHVGGPESDNFGDRGLHGLISNTPAEIISIVQPDLRAGKLEMSITGIMRETKPFGPSLELKRTISATLGQPGLRIHDEVTNKANTPAPHMLLYHFNFGWPLADEGTDILWNGKWFPRHGEENAKIFKEGNSFKKCPTPLDDHLGTGEEVVLVDIDADIFGDSICGLHNEKLGLAVMMKFKKEQLPWFANWQHWGKGEYVTGLEPSTHPLTGQAKAREDKTLIFIEPEEVKSYDLELNVLTRKEDIDELVLSVKVV; encoded by the coding sequence ATGGAGAGTACGGATTCAGTAAGCCAGGATTGGAAAGAAAAGGTATCGCATCATCAGCAGGTAGGCGGGATTGAAACATCAGTCCTGGACAACGGACCCGGCCGCGGAACACGCATTGCATGGGTCAATACCGGTACCGGCCTGCGCTTTAAAGTCGTGCTGGACCGTGCGATGGACATAGCCGACGCTTTTTTCAATCAGCATAGCCTGGCGTGGATCAGTCATACAGGTACCACATATCCGCAGCCATTTTCAGACAAAGGCATCGACTGGCTCCGCACTTTCGGTGGGGGGCTGCTTACCACCTGCGGACTGTCGCACGTGGGCGGACCCGAATCCGATAACTTCGGCGACCGCGGACTGCACGGGTTGATCAGTAATACACCCGCAGAAATCATTTCCATTGTTCAGCCCGACCTCCGTGCCGGCAAGCTCGAAATGAGTATTACCGGTATCATGCGCGAAACCAAACCGTTCGGCCCGAGCCTGGAATTGAAAAGGACGATCTCTGCCACCCTGGGACAACCCGGCCTGCGCATTCACGACGAAGTGACAAACAAAGCCAATACGCCCGCTCCGCATATGCTGCTCTACCACTTTAACTTTGGCTGGCCGCTGGCTGACGAGGGCACGGACATTCTCTGGAATGGAAAGTGGTTTCCAAGGCACGGGGAGGAGAATGCAAAAATTTTTAAAGAAGGAAATAGTTTTAAAAAGTGTCCGACCCCGCTGGACGATCACCTGGGTACGGGCGAGGAGGTAGTATTGGTGGATATAGATGCAGATATCTTCGGGGACAGTATTTGCGGGCTGCACAATGAGAAACTGGGGCTTGCCGTGATGATGAAGTTTAAAAAAGAGCAGCTGCCCTGGTTTGCCAACTGGCAGCACTGGGGTAAAGGCGAATACGTAACCGGCCTCGAACCCAGCACGCACCCGCTCACAGGCCAGGCAAAAGCACGTGAGGATAAAACGCTGATTTTCATTGAACCGGAAGAGGTGAAATCATACGATCTGGAACTGAACGTACTAACCAGAAAAGAAGACATCGACGAGCTTGTGCTGAGTGTTAAGGTGGTGTAA
- a CDS encoding alpha/beta fold hydrolase, giving the protein MPFTKTNGINLYYEERGSGEPLLLIMGITAPGTVWNVHLADWKHHFRCIAGDNRGVGQTDKPSGPYTTEQMADDYAGLLDSLGLDQVRVVGCSMGSTIAQQLAIRHPQKVKSLVLMCPWARCDNYAKGLFQHIMNAKARFRPEEFSLYIQLLIFSKSSWDDPEQHQSLENGRMQDAFGPYPQPLHGLEGQAAACINHNALSDLNKIRKPVLVIGGREDIFTPVWMAEEVAGAIPGAELFLYEKLGHAFHFENTADFNVRVRDWLLAN; this is encoded by the coding sequence ATGCCCTTCACCAAAACCAACGGAATCAACCTCTACTATGAAGAGCGCGGCTCGGGTGAGCCGTTACTGCTGATCATGGGCATTACCGCGCCGGGAACCGTATGGAATGTACACCTGGCCGATTGGAAACATCATTTTCGCTGCATTGCCGGGGATAACCGGGGCGTGGGTCAGACCGACAAGCCTTCGGGGCCATATACCACGGAACAAATGGCGGACGACTATGCCGGCCTGCTCGACTCCCTTGGATTGGATCAGGTAAGGGTGGTGGGTTGCTCCATGGGCAGTACCATTGCCCAGCAGCTGGCGATCCGGCATCCGCAAAAAGTAAAGTCACTGGTACTGATGTGTCCCTGGGCGCGGTGCGACAATTATGCAAAAGGCCTTTTTCAGCATATCATGAATGCCAAAGCAAGGTTCAGGCCCGAAGAGTTCAGCCTGTACATACAGCTTTTAATTTTTTCAAAATCGTCGTGGGATGATCCCGAGCAGCATCAAAGTCTGGAAAACGGACGTATGCAGGATGCATTCGGTCCTTATCCGCAGCCACTTCACGGACTGGAAGGACAGGCTGCTGCGTGCATAAATCACAATGCATTGTCAGACTTGAATAAGATCCGGAAGCCTGTGCTGGTGATCGGCGGACGGGAGGATATTTTTACGCCGGTGTGGATGGCCGAGGAGGTTGCGGGAGCGATTCCGGGTGCCGAACTCTTTCTTTACGAAAAGCTCGGGCATGCTTTCCACTTTGAAAATACTGCTGATTTCAATGTAAGGGTCCGTGACTGGCTGCTGGCTAACTAA